One genomic window of Channa argus isolate prfri chromosome 5, Channa argus male v1.0, whole genome shotgun sequence includes the following:
- the mtmr14 gene encoding myotubularin-related protein 14 isoform X3, with translation MLSHIIKLNTLSWSACYVEVLDNKSITGLSLDFVTRLICHQRRNHKNFRLLLRKKLSLYLSIYHLSEWLLEGCEFFKDYKDRDYTAEGLVFNWNQDYVDAPLTIPARFTQNLDIDWTQYQSWDLVEQTQNYLKLLLHIINSDDDSGLLVHCISGWDRTPLFVSLLRLSLWADGAVHANLEPAEILYLTIAYDWFLFGHMLPDRLSKGEEIFFFCFNFLKHIVSEKFSAVKKQRRKNSHFKDGDFTVEDLFQLKLRDRGSVTSLSSEFSLITEEVCGASSLTSDTVDLLSSQPQASSWRKTTTSSPQMVVWNKQNPLDEHISHPLNEARSSSSSSSNQSDHGITRTGSSPLAVPGRRLAAEYTRSSSSLSTEYGSWQIVSGCGSIHDHALFPPPLATASSTSSAVAAPYDSPLPISFQDEGHSGRLCPFPSERQARLEAVREVFLAAYSSTVGLKSSAPSPSGAISGLLEQFARGVGLRGTNAIV, from the exons ATGCTGTCACACATCATTAAGCTTAACACGCTATCATGGTCAGCATGTTATGTGGAAGTATTGGATAATAAGTCGATAACAGGCCTCTCTCTGGATTTTGTTACACGTTTAATATGCCACCAGAGACGAAACCACAAGAATTTCAGATTGCTGTTAAgaaaaaaactctctctctatctctctatctatcacCTGTCAGAGTGGCTGTTGGAAG GATGTGAGTTCTTTAAGGACTACAAAGACAGAGACTACACAGCAGAGGGTCTGGTCTTCAACTGGAATCAG GACTACGTGGATGCTCCTTTGACAATCCCTGCACGGTTCACGCAGAACTTGGATATTGACTGGACTCAATACCAG TCATGGGACCTGGTAGAACAGACCCAGAACTACCTGAAGCTGCTGCTCCACATCATCAACAGTGATG ATGACAGCGGTCTCCTGGTGCACTGCATATCAGGCTGGGACCGGACACCTCTGTTTGTATCCCTCCTCAGGCTCTCCCTCTgggct GATGGAGCAGTGCACGCCAACCTGGAGCCAGCTGAGATCCTGTATTTGACCATCGCCTATGACTGGTTTCTCTTCGG tcaCATGCTGCCAGATCGACTCTCCAAAGGGGAGGAG atattttttttttgcttcaattTTCTGAAGCACATTGTCTCAGAGAAGTTCTCTGCTGTTAAGAAACAAAG aagaaAGAACTCTCACTTCAAAGATGGTGATTTCACTGTGGAAGACCTCTTTCAGTTAA AATTGAGGGATCGAGGCAGCGTGACCAGTCTGAGCAGTGAGTTTTCCCTTATCACTGAGGAGGTGTGTGGTGCCTCCAGCCTCACCAGTGACACTGTGGACCTGTTGTCCAGCCAGCCTCAGGCATCAAGCTG GAGAAAAACAACCACCTCCTCTCCTCAGATGGTTGTTTGGAATAAGCAGAACCCTCTGGACGAACACATTTCTCATCCACTCAATGAGGCCCGGTCTTCCAGCTCATCCTCCTCCAACCAATCAGACCATGGCATCACTCGCACTGGTAGCAGCCCATTGGCTGTTCCTGGTAGAAG gTTAGCGGCAGAGTACACTCGGTCCAGTTCGTCCCTCTCTACAGAGTATGGGAGTTGGCAGATAGTTTCTGGGTGTGGCAGCATCCATGACCACGCCCTCTTTCCTCCACCTCTGGCCAcagcctcctccacctcttctgctgttgctgctccATATGACTCCCCCCTCCCCATCAGTTTTCAGGACGAAGGACACAGTGGACGATT GTGTCCCTTTCCCTCTGAGCGTCAGGCCCGTCTGGAGGCAGTGCGGGAAGTCTTCCTAGCAGCCTACAGCTCCACTGTGGGCCTGAAGTCCTCTGCCCCCAGCCCCTCCGGTGCCATCTCTGGCCTGCTGGAACAGTTTGCTCGTGGAGTCGGCCTCCGGGGCACCAACGCCATCGTCTAA